A stretch of DNA from Bacteroidota bacterium:
TTTGTTGCTGGATATAAAATCCACAATGAAGCAATGTGGGAGGGATACAGAAAAGGAATAGTAACAAAGGAACAATTAAGAACAGAACGCTTTGATAAAGCATTACTGGATTTTGGCATTCAGGATAAGAAATTAGCACAAAAGATCGGAGATGCCTACCTTGAAAAAAGCCCTTTTAAAACTCATTTGTTACCCTATACCATTGAAGTTCTGGAATACCTGTCACAAAAATATACCCTCCATATTATCACAAATGGTTTTAAAGAGGTTCAATTTTTGAAATTAGAGAATACAGGCATAAGGAAATTTTTTGACCAAGTTATTACTTCCGAATCTGCCGGGTTTAAAAAACCGGACAAAAGGATTTTCCATTATTCCTTATACCGTGCTAAAGCCAAAACCAAACAAAGTATTA
This window harbors:
- a CDS encoding noncanonical pyrimidine nucleotidase, YjjG family, producing the protein MKYKHVFFDLDLTLWDFDKNSTEALFEIFNELELTNSGVTNFDEFVAGYKIHNEAMWEGYRKGIVTKEQLRTERFDKALLDFGIQDKKLAQKIGDAYLEKSPFKTHLLPYTIEVLEYLSQKYTLHIITNGFKEVQFLKLENTGIRKFFDQVITSESAGFKKPDKRIFHYSLYRAKAKTKQSIMIGDHLDIDVVGARNAGLDQVYFNPGCKVHKQKVTYEVSSLKTLIEIF